The Micromonospora sp. Llam0 genome includes a window with the following:
- a CDS encoding condensation domain-containing protein codes for MSRRFDAEVVARVPLSWAQHWPWVANFPVTPEYLKLSMEFEIPHGISVETVRRAVVRRLERYEVFRTLFPIGEDGNPVQVIHAGIPLDLIVVRDISEADREDALDAAGFDLSSEFPFRAVISTSDGAPRSLSIVVHHIARDWHASMVLDRKIRDDLVRLGCSREPDPEAGEVWQPRDQALFESSEGGRSRNRRALQHWRQMLRESPRNLASAAGSASHRHETSISSRRTGALSRTVAARESCFPASVLLAAIAVSLANARGRSSCLIAPLLANRIRPDSLESVCTLSSAGWLPIRIGADLKFTDVVRAAQTGLVAAARHGQFASGQYGIERVAAGLCHLADGATTFSFISDDKVDQLGDRPAESVVWTTSGHDGIEVVMGRGNLFVSVSDGSGTLAIEDARTILGGLDKLLTYACDNPEALVGELPGVLPVWRPPSCDWLDHDGAWIRHSEFRNLLLASPSIRDGALFPDRTHGLVVCAAVDPGTRPEDVRDHLAARQAEGRLPVLPGWYLVTARVPEDPGRLDNWRKEGASEGDGIARAEVLATPAEAHLSGTFQRYHHGVRPDLHLSYAENEGRYLAIPAFIRDLESAGIRVTRQQLLTLLPLRLIAAQGALQMTSPRI; via the coding sequence ATGAGTCGTCGATTCGATGCCGAGGTCGTGGCGCGAGTTCCCCTTTCGTGGGCTCAGCACTGGCCCTGGGTCGCCAACTTTCCTGTGACGCCGGAGTACCTCAAGCTGTCGATGGAGTTTGAGATCCCGCACGGCATTTCCGTGGAAACCGTCCGGCGGGCCGTGGTCCGGCGTCTGGAGCGGTACGAAGTGTTCCGCACCCTGTTCCCGATCGGAGAAGACGGCAATCCGGTCCAGGTGATCCATGCGGGCATTCCCCTCGATCTCATCGTGGTCAGAGACATCTCGGAAGCCGATCGGGAAGACGCGCTCGATGCCGCCGGCTTCGACCTCAGTTCGGAGTTTCCGTTTCGCGCGGTGATCTCGACATCGGACGGAGCACCCCGGTCTCTGTCGATCGTCGTCCACCACATCGCCCGCGACTGGCACGCCAGCATGGTGCTGGACCGGAAGATCCGGGACGATCTCGTCCGTCTGGGCTGTTCCCGCGAGCCGGACCCCGAGGCGGGTGAGGTGTGGCAGCCGAGGGATCAGGCTCTCTTCGAGTCCTCCGAGGGGGGCCGGTCGAGAAACCGCAGAGCTCTGCAGCACTGGCGGCAGATGCTGAGGGAATCTCCCCGTAATCTGGCCTCGGCCGCAGGCAGCGCCTCCCATCGGCACGAAACCAGCATCTCGTCACGCCGGACAGGTGCGTTGAGTCGCACTGTTGCCGCACGGGAAAGCTGTTTCCCGGCCTCCGTCCTGCTGGCCGCCATCGCCGTCTCCCTGGCGAACGCCCGCGGACGGTCGTCCTGTCTGATAGCACCGCTGCTGGCCAACCGGATCAGGCCGGACTCTCTCGAGTCGGTGTGTACTCTCTCGTCTGCGGGATGGCTTCCGATCCGGATCGGCGCGGACCTCAAGTTCACCGATGTCGTGCGGGCCGCCCAGACGGGCCTCGTCGCTGCGGCGCGGCACGGTCAGTTCGCCTCCGGCCAGTACGGCATCGAACGCGTGGCCGCCGGTTTGTGTCACCTGGCCGACGGTGCGACGACGTTCAGCTTCATCTCAGACGACAAGGTCGATCAGCTCGGCGACCGGCCGGCGGAATCGGTGGTCTGGACCACGTCGGGCCACGACGGAATCGAGGTGGTCATGGGGCGCGGCAACCTCTTTGTCTCCGTCTCCGACGGATCCGGAACGTTGGCGATAGAGGATGCCCGCACCATCCTGGGGGGACTCGACAAGCTGCTGACATACGCCTGCGATAACCCGGAGGCGCTGGTCGGCGAACTGCCGGGGGTCCTACCCGTGTGGCGTCCGCCATCCTGCGACTGGCTCGACCACGACGGTGCGTGGATAAGACACTCCGAGTTCCGGAATCTCCTGCTGGCCAGTCCTTCGATCCGCGATGGCGCGCTGTTCCCGGACCGGACCCACGGCCTGGTGGTGTGCGCGGCGGTCGATCCGGGGACACGGCCGGAGGACGTCCGTGACCACCTGGCTGCCCGACAGGCGGAGGGGAGGCTCCCGGTTCTGCCCGGGTGGTATCTGGTGACGGCACGAGTTCCGGAGGATCCCGGCCGGTTGGACAACTGGCGGAAGGAAGGAGCCTCGGAAGGGGATGGCATCGCGAGAGCCGAGGTGCTCGCAACGCCGGCGGAAGCACACCTGTCCGGCACCTTCCAGCGGTACCACCACGGCGTCCGCCCCGATCTCCATCTCAGCTACGCCGAGAATGAGGGGCGCTACCTCGCTATTCCGGCTTTCATCCGCGATCTGGAAAGCGCGGGAATCAGGGTCACGCGACAGCAGCTTCTCACCCTTCTGCCCCTGCGCCTGATAGCTGCGCAAGGTGCTCTCCAGATGACCTCACCTAGGATCTGA
- a CDS encoding ParB/RepB/Spo0J family partition protein codes for MSEDLSEVQTCRIPVASLVPADSPRVLGEVPEHVRLLAESEQPFPPILVHRRTMQVIDGMHRLRATQLRGESTVEVTFSDCDPGEAFLVAVRSNIKHGLPLTKADREAAAVRIVGSHPQLSDRMIGSAVGLAPVTVAAIRQRSSPADEVETTSRIGRDGRVRPLNSAAARVNASRMLAAMPDASLRDIAQATGLSPGTVRDVRERVQRGDDPVPERQRFPRSRSRGKHRNDLVSVPTRDLNDLLRSLRHDPSLRYSEPGRALLKWLFAHSAGLKGGDKLAAAVPSHALYTLAELAKAYAGEWLGFAARLEQQIHEDGIA; via the coding sequence TTGTCCGAGGATCTGTCTGAAGTGCAGACCTGCCGCATCCCAGTCGCGTCGCTGGTGCCCGCTGACTCACCGCGAGTTCTCGGTGAGGTCCCGGAACATGTGCGCCTTCTGGCCGAGTCCGAGCAACCGTTTCCACCGATTCTCGTGCACCGCCGGACCATGCAGGTCATCGACGGGATGCACCGGCTGCGGGCGACCCAGCTGCGCGGAGAGTCCACCGTGGAGGTAACATTTAGCGACTGCGACCCGGGCGAGGCATTCCTCGTCGCGGTCAGGTCCAACATCAAGCACGGCCTGCCGCTCACGAAGGCCGATCGGGAGGCCGCCGCGGTCCGGATCGTCGGCTCCCATCCGCAGCTCTCGGATCGGATGATCGGCTCCGCCGTCGGGCTGGCCCCGGTCACGGTGGCCGCGATCCGTCAGCGTTCCTCGCCCGCGGACGAGGTCGAGACCACCTCCCGCATCGGGCGTGACGGCCGTGTGCGCCCGCTGAACAGCGCGGCCGCCCGGGTGAACGCGAGCCGGATGCTGGCCGCGATGCCGGATGCCTCGCTGCGGGACATAGCGCAGGCCACAGGGTTGTCTCCGGGCACGGTCCGAGACGTCCGTGAGCGGGTGCAGCGTGGTGACGACCCGGTGCCGGAACGGCAGAGGTTCCCGCGCTCCCGGTCGAGGGGAAAACACCGGAACGACCTGGTTTCCGTGCCGACCCGCGACCTGAACGACCTCCTGCGAAGTCTGCGCCATGACCCTTCTTTGCGCTACAGCGAACCGGGACGCGCCTTGCTCAAGTGGCTTTTCGCGCACAGCGCCGGGCTGAAGGGCGGGGACAAACTGGCGGCGGCCGTTCCGTCACACGCTTTGTACACTCTTGCTGAGCTGGCCAAGGCCTACGCGGGGGAATGGCTGGGCTTCGCCGCTCGGCTGGAGCAGCAGATCCACGAGGACGGCATTGCCTGA